From Novosphingobium decolorationis, one genomic window encodes:
- the hisD gene encoding histidinol dehydrogenase — MAQYLKRGASAETRADADRKVRDIVEAALADIEQRGDAAVRDMSIRFDGWDREDYRLTDAEIEACVDSLTPQERKDIEFAQTQVRNFAQVQRASMKDVEVETLPGVVLGHKNIPLNSAGCYVPGGKYPLLAGAHMSVITAKVAGVKRVVTCAPPFQGRPARAIVAAQALAGADVIYALGGIQAVGAMAIGTASIDPVDILVGPGNAFVAEAKRQLFGRVGIDLFAGPTETLIIADEVGCDPEIAATDILGQVEHGPDSPGVLLTNSEKFARETMAEIERLLQILPTAEHARKAWETFGEVIVADSTEEMVAIADEIASEHVQVMTADPHYFLDNMTNYGALFLGSRTNVSFGDKVIGTNHTLPTRKAARYTGGLWVGKFLKTCTYQRIETDEASALIGDYCSRLCALEGFAGHGEQANIRVRRFGGREVPYAGQTEPTSETAA; from the coding sequence ATGGCGCAGTATCTGAAGCGCGGCGCAAGCGCCGAGACGCGGGCCGATGCCGACCGCAAGGTCCGCGATATCGTCGAAGCCGCGCTGGCCGACATCGAACAGCGCGGCGATGCCGCCGTGCGCGACATGTCGATCCGCTTCGATGGCTGGGACCGCGAGGACTATCGCCTGACCGACGCCGAAATCGAGGCCTGCGTCGACAGCCTGACCCCGCAGGAGCGCAAGGACATCGAGTTCGCGCAGACGCAGGTGCGCAACTTCGCGCAGGTCCAGCGCGCCTCGATGAAGGACGTCGAGGTCGAGACGCTTCCCGGCGTTGTCCTCGGGCACAAGAACATCCCGCTCAACTCGGCCGGGTGCTACGTGCCGGGCGGCAAGTACCCGCTGCTGGCCGGCGCGCACATGTCGGTGATCACCGCCAAGGTTGCGGGCGTGAAGCGCGTCGTCACCTGCGCCCCGCCGTTCCAGGGCCGCCCGGCCCGCGCCATCGTCGCCGCACAGGCGCTCGCCGGGGCCGACGTGATCTACGCGCTGGGCGGCATCCAGGCGGTGGGCGCCATGGCCATCGGCACGGCCTCGATCGATCCGGTCGATATCCTGGTCGGCCCGGGCAACGCCTTCGTCGCCGAAGCCAAGCGCCAGCTGTTCGGACGTGTCGGCATCGACCTTTTCGCAGGTCCCACCGAGACGCTGATCATCGCCGATGAGGTGGGCTGCGATCCCGAGATCGCCGCGACCGACATCCTCGGCCAGGTCGAGCATGGCCCCGACAGCCCGGGCGTCCTCCTGACCAATTCGGAAAAGTTCGCGCGCGAGACGATGGCCGAGATCGAGCGCCTCCTGCAGATCCTCCCCACCGCCGAGCATGCCCGCAAGGCCTGGGAGACCTTCGGCGAGGTCATCGTGGCCGACAGCACCGAGGAAATGGTCGCAATCGCCGACGAGATCGCCTCCGAGCACGTCCAGGTGATGACCGCCGATCCCCACTACTTCCTCGACAACATGACCAACTACGGCGCGCTGTTCCTGGGCAGCCGCACCAACGTCAGCTTCGGCGACAAGGTCATCGGCACCAACCATACCCTCCCCACCAGGAAGGCCGCGCGCTACACCGGTGGCCTGTGGGTCGGCAAGTTCCTGAAGACCTGCACCTACCAGCGCATCGAGACCGACGAGGCCTCCGCGCTGATCGGCGACTACTGCTCGCGCCTGTGCGCGCTCGAAGGCTTTGCCGGGCACGGCGAACAGGCCAACATCCGCGTGCGCCGCTTCGGTGGGCGCGAGGTGCCCTACGCCGGCCAGACCGAACCGACGAGCGAAACGGCGGCCTGA
- a CDS encoding class I SAM-dependent methyltransferase: MAQNDTFTARDFAFTPNHDETARQNFIGGFKKFINFDVEAALDRRFDATLAPAYEAAHGAPPATRKDAVAAVENDPLFQTWSALTFHSQNLMWDAVQDTTDRIIEDRIETYRQLRDARPAGGSVSLRDELVVRAPVSTTEIHRQPGGYWRERRADDIEQGLNYTGTVELYRSAKGMSARGSLEKDTLGQFVAEVAQRRAPDLVPARVLDMGCGTGEQTHAYKKVWPQAEVMGLECARPLVRFAHGTAEANGLAIDFREANAADTGLPDESVDFITSIIMFHETTAAQTQEILKECWRLLKPGGLVLHLDVPYHAHRIPLIKQATNDWQVRHNGEPFWTGFVELDMMAELARAGFDPDHAFADYESAGAATYFFFGGRKP; this comes from the coding sequence ATGGCCCAGAACGACACCTTCACGGCGCGCGACTTCGCGTTCACGCCCAACCACGACGAGACCGCCCGGCAGAATTTCATCGGCGGCTTCAAGAAGTTCATCAATTTCGATGTCGAGGCCGCGCTCGACCGGCGCTTCGATGCAACCCTGGCCCCGGCCTACGAGGCCGCCCACGGCGCCCCTCCCGCCACCCGCAAGGACGCGGTCGCCGCGGTTGAGAACGACCCGCTGTTCCAGACCTGGTCCGCGCTCACCTTCCACAGCCAGAACCTGATGTGGGACGCGGTGCAGGACACGACCGACCGCATCATCGAGGACCGCATCGAAACCTACCGGCAGCTGCGCGATGCGCGCCCGGCCGGCGGCAGCGTGAGCTTGCGCGACGAGCTGGTTGTTCGCGCCCCGGTCAGCACCACCGAGATCCACCGCCAGCCCGGCGGCTACTGGCGCGAACGCCGCGCCGACGACATCGAACAGGGCCTCAACTACACCGGCACGGTCGAACTCTACCGCAGCGCCAAGGGCATGTCCGCGCGCGGCTCGCTGGAGAAGGACACGCTGGGCCAGTTCGTGGCCGAAGTTGCCCAGCGCCGCGCGCCGGACCTCGTGCCCGCCCGCGTCCTCGACATGGGCTGCGGCACGGGCGAGCAGACCCACGCCTACAAGAAGGTCTGGCCCCAGGCCGAAGTCATGGGGCTGGAGTGCGCCCGCCCGCTGGTGCGCTTTGCCCATGGCACGGCCGAGGCGAACGGGCTTGCCATCGACTTTCGCGAGGCCAACGCGGCGGACACCGGCCTTCCCGACGAGAGCGTCGACTTCATCACCTCGATCATCATGTTCCACGAGACGACCGCGGCACAGACGCAGGAGATCCTCAAGGAATGTTGGCGCCTCCTGAAGCCGGGCGGCCTCGTCCTGCATCTCGACGTGCCCTACCACGCGCACCGCATCCCGCTCATCAAGCAGGCCACCAACGACTGGCAGGTGCGCCACAACGGCGAGCCCTTCTGGACCGGCTTCGTCGAGCTCGACATGATGGCCGAACTGGCCCGCGCCGGGTTCGATCCCGACCACGCCTTTGCCGACTACGAAAGCGCCGGCGCGGCCACCTATTTCTTCTTCGGAGGGCGCAAGCCATGA